A single window of Prosthecobacter debontii DNA harbors:
- a CDS encoding SGNH/GDSL hydrolase family protein, with protein sequence MTRRLILSFLALASGLFAQEAKPSQAYAKVLFLGNSITKHGPKADLDWHGNWGMAATAEAKDYVHLVTAGLTDKQGKAPEVSVNNIADFERNHVGYDVGGKLAANLDFKADLIILAIGENVPALKSDESKAAFKTALTDLLKHLKGPQNPTIIVRSCFWANAAKDEVLKQCAAEAGATFVDISALSKDESNYGRAERPYKHAGVANHPGDKGMQGIAEAILKAVK encoded by the coding sequence ATGACTCGCCGTCTTATTCTTTCCTTTCTCGCCTTGGCTTCCGGTCTCTTCGCTCAAGAGGCGAAACCTTCGCAGGCTTATGCCAAAGTACTCTTCTTGGGTAACAGCATCACCAAGCACGGTCCGAAGGCAGACCTCGATTGGCATGGTAACTGGGGCATGGCGGCGACGGCGGAAGCGAAGGATTACGTTCATCTGGTCACCGCAGGGCTGACCGACAAACAGGGCAAGGCCCCCGAGGTGTCAGTGAACAACATTGCCGACTTCGAGCGCAATCACGTAGGGTATGATGTGGGCGGTAAATTGGCAGCCAATCTCGACTTCAAGGCCGATCTCATCATCCTGGCCATCGGCGAAAATGTGCCTGCCTTGAAGAGCGACGAAAGCAAGGCAGCCTTCAAGACAGCCCTCACCGATCTACTGAAGCATCTCAAGGGACCGCAAAATCCCACGATTATCGTGCGCAGTTGCTTCTGGGCGAATGCGGCCAAGGACGAAGTGTTAAAGCAATGTGCCGCAGAAGCGGGGGCTACCTTCGTGGACATCAGTGCCCTCAGCAAAGACGAGTCCAACTACGGGCGTGCTGAGCGTCCTTACAAGCATGCAGGAGTGGCCAATCATCCAGGCGATAAGGGCATGCAAGGGATCGCCGAAGCGATTCTAAAGGCGGTGAAATGA
- a CDS encoding right-handed parallel beta-helix repeat-containing protein, producing the protein MRLPLVLCFLVSTVFADTVVQVTPGGKMGTPQAVRDRVRELRQSGEKGTIRVEFGAGDYFLNEPLKLEAVDSGLPLGPTVYATAPGAKVNFTGGKHISGWEKTPDGLWKAQVKEGYFEQLWINGRRAVRARTPNAVDNRPGAVGGYFNAKSQAATDMFPDLKRPSFEAFVARPADYAVLKAIPEAERKDVLLTVMQTWTVGQCRIQTLNDSARAIRIVGAARYPFVEFEPDQRWYVENFRAALDAPGEWFLARSGELLYHPLPGEDMTQAVVVAPVTEKLLTCDGVQHVAFDGITFSHTQFLYGPSGHHDGQAAANVGAAIELERCQNIRFLNCEVKHTGGYAVWFRTACADSELRHSYLHDLGGGGVRIGDIKMPDDQTLTHHIIVDDCIIHEGGRLFPSACGVFLAHAADCEVTHCDIGDLFYTGISAGWVWGYKHSPTKRNRFDYNHIHHLGWGVLSDMGGFYGLGRSEGTTINHNHVHDVGSYRYGGWGLYTDEGSTGVTMMHNVVHDTSESTFHQHYGKWNQISQNIFAYGKKAQIQRSRPEKHASFAYENNIVIYDQPVLLNGTWYNWETGTYEMRNNIYWNTAGLPVQFIDTDLAGWQAKTGHDEGSVVADPLFEDVAKRDFRLKKDSPALKMGFISGDVKQSGVRGDEKSQWRKLATSLSFPKFWQQSEPWPRPPYEVNEDFENMGLSFPILPLQEVRWQNKGDSIYVVDDQAASGKRSLKLTDAPGLDPTWDPHYVLKPGFKEGVLKLSFQVRMEKGAKFFMECRGPGNPYPNGPGLTFENGKITERRGKQSVSFPENTWAKIEIRAHLGSQAKGKWDLKITPEGQPTQSFEGLTCEATWNELAWLGFVSTATEKVAFWLDDLVLKAE; encoded by the coding sequence ATGCGTTTGCCCTTAGTTCTGTGTTTTCTCGTTTCGACCGTCTTTGCCGATACTGTAGTTCAGGTGACCCCAGGCGGAAAGATGGGGACTCCACAGGCGGTCCGTGATCGAGTGCGTGAGTTGCGCCAGAGTGGCGAAAAGGGGACGATTCGTGTCGAGTTCGGCGCTGGGGATTATTTCCTGAACGAACCGCTGAAGCTGGAGGCTGTGGATAGCGGTTTGCCGCTCGGTCCCACGGTTTATGCCACAGCCCCGGGTGCTAAAGTGAACTTCACCGGTGGAAAACACATTTCAGGCTGGGAGAAAACCCCGGATGGCTTGTGGAAAGCGCAGGTGAAGGAGGGTTACTTCGAGCAACTCTGGATCAATGGTCGTCGGGCGGTGCGTGCGCGCACTCCCAATGCGGTGGACAATCGCCCGGGAGCTGTGGGTGGTTACTTCAATGCCAAGTCTCAAGCGGCGACGGATATGTTTCCTGATCTCAAGCGGCCCAGCTTTGAGGCCTTCGTGGCTCGGCCTGCCGATTATGCGGTGCTCAAGGCCATTCCTGAGGCGGAGCGAAAAGATGTGCTGCTGACGGTGATGCAAACCTGGACTGTGGGACAATGTCGCATCCAGACGCTCAATGACAGTGCGCGGGCGATTCGGATTGTCGGTGCTGCCCGTTATCCTTTCGTGGAATTTGAACCTGATCAGCGCTGGTATGTGGAGAACTTCAGGGCGGCGCTGGATGCTCCGGGCGAGTGGTTTCTAGCGCGCTCCGGAGAGCTGCTTTATCATCCTCTCCCTGGAGAGGACATGACCCAGGCGGTGGTCGTGGCACCGGTGACTGAAAAGCTTTTGACCTGCGATGGCGTGCAGCATGTCGCGTTTGATGGGATCACGTTTTCACACACTCAGTTTCTCTACGGCCCTTCCGGGCATCATGACGGGCAGGCTGCGGCTAATGTCGGTGCTGCGATCGAACTGGAGCGCTGTCAGAACATCCGTTTCCTGAATTGTGAGGTTAAACACACAGGTGGTTATGCCGTCTGGTTCCGCACGGCTTGTGCAGACAGCGAACTCCGACACAGTTACCTGCACGATCTCGGCGGAGGTGGTGTGCGCATTGGCGATATCAAGATGCCGGATGATCAGACCCTGACCCATCACATCATTGTGGATGACTGCATCATTCATGAGGGGGGGCGCCTTTTTCCCAGTGCTTGCGGGGTCTTCCTGGCCCATGCGGCCGATTGTGAAGTGACGCATTGCGACATCGGGGATCTCTTTTACACCGGCATCAGCGCAGGCTGGGTATGGGGCTATAAGCATAGCCCGACCAAACGGAATCGTTTTGATTACAACCATATTCATCACCTCGGCTGGGGCGTGCTCAGTGACATGGGCGGTTTCTACGGGCTCGGTCGCAGTGAGGGCACCACCATCAATCACAACCATGTGCATGATGTCGGCAGCTATCGTTATGGTGGCTGGGGTCTCTACACGGACGAAGGCAGCACGGGCGTGACCATGATGCATAACGTGGTGCATGACACCAGTGAGTCCACCTTTCACCAGCACTATGGGAAGTGGAATCAGATCAGCCAAAACATCTTTGCGTATGGCAAAAAAGCCCAGATCCAGCGAAGCCGTCCCGAGAAGCACGCTTCCTTCGCTTATGAGAACAACATCGTGATTTACGACCAGCCCGTGCTGCTCAATGGCACCTGGTATAACTGGGAAACCGGCACCTATGAGATGCGCAATAACATCTACTGGAACACAGCGGGTCTGCCGGTGCAGTTCATCGACACCGACTTGGCTGGTTGGCAGGCGAAGACAGGGCATGATGAAGGCAGCGTGGTGGCGGACCCCCTCTTTGAAGATGTAGCCAAGCGAGACTTCCGCCTGAAGAAAGACAGTCCGGCTCTGAAGATGGGCTTCATCTCTGGAGACGTGAAGCAATCCGGCGTGCGGGGTGACGAGAAGAGCCAGTGGCGCAAGCTGGCGACTTCTCTGAGCTTTCCCAAGTTTTGGCAGCAATCGGAACCTTGGCCAAGACCGCCTTATGAAGTGAATGAAGACTTTGAAAACATGGGTCTCAGCTTTCCCATCCTGCCGCTGCAAGAGGTGCGCTGGCAAAACAAAGGCGACAGCATCTATGTGGTGGATGATCAGGCGGCGAGTGGCAAACGGAGCCTCAAGCTGACCGATGCTCCAGGGCTCGACCCGACCTGGGATCCACACTATGTTCTGAAGCCTGGATTTAAAGAGGGGGTGCTGAAGCTCTCCTTCCAAGTGAGGATGGAAAAGGGGGCCAAGTTTTTCATGGAGTGTCGTGGCCCAGGGAATCCTTATCCCAACGGTCCCGGTTTGACCTTTGAAAACGGCAAGATCACGGAACGTCGTGGTAAGCAGAGCGTGTCTTTCCCTGAGAACACCTGGGCTAAGATCGAGATTCGCGCGCATCTGGGGAGCCAGGCGAAGGGGAAGTGGGATCTGAAAATCACCCCGGAAGGACAGCCGACACAGAGCTTTGAGGGGCTCACCTGTGAGGCAACATGGAATGAGCTCGCTTGGCTCGGCTTTGTCAGCACAGCGACGGAGAAGGTGGCTTTCTGGCTCGATGATTTGGTTCTGAAAGCGGAGTAA
- a CDS encoding outer membrane protein assembly factor BamB family protein: MKTTLLLSLGLLSIVSPLSAGNWPMWRGSEGDGQTKESGFPLTWSTTENVQWNAELPDRGNSTPVVWGDQVFITQAVEKTGQRLLLCLDRTTGKQLWEAGTIYREPELTHATNPYCSASPATDGQRVVVFFASAGVFCYDMQGREIWKRTDLGKQHHIWGNGTSPVLAGDRVFLNFGPGAKTTLYAFDKATGKTLWQHDEPGGASGEEGNKKWLGSWADPLLRRVGEHHELLMSYPGRVCAFDPMTGKELWTCAGLNALVYNSPLYADGLVVSFGGYGGMGVGVKAGGSGDVTETHRVWHLPKVSQRIGSGVLHEGYHYILSDGGIAECRDLKTGQMVWSERLKGPGPTGQNWSSLVLTGDGLCYAVNQGGDAFVFRASPKFELLATNALGEKVIGSMAMSDGQIFIRGHKHLWCIGAQK; this comes from the coding sequence ATGAAGACCACCCTTCTGCTTTCTTTGGGCCTGCTGTCTATCGTCTCGCCGTTGTCTGCGGGCAACTGGCCGATGTGGCGAGGGAGCGAAGGGGATGGGCAAACCAAGGAAAGTGGGTTTCCTCTCACCTGGAGCACCACGGAGAATGTCCAATGGAATGCGGAACTGCCAGATCGGGGAAATTCCACCCCGGTGGTCTGGGGCGACCAAGTCTTCATCACCCAAGCGGTCGAAAAAACGGGGCAACGTCTGCTCCTATGTCTGGATCGGACAACGGGAAAGCAACTCTGGGAGGCGGGCACGATCTATCGGGAGCCAGAGCTCACCCATGCGACGAACCCTTATTGCTCGGCTTCTCCAGCCACAGATGGTCAAAGGGTGGTGGTGTTTTTCGCCTCTGCAGGCGTCTTCTGCTATGACATGCAGGGCAGGGAAATCTGGAAGCGCACCGATCTGGGCAAACAGCATCACATTTGGGGCAATGGCACCTCGCCCGTCTTGGCCGGGGACCGTGTGTTTTTAAACTTCGGTCCCGGCGCAAAGACCACGCTCTATGCCTTTGATAAAGCGACAGGCAAAACACTTTGGCAACATGATGAGCCGGGAGGAGCCTCTGGGGAGGAAGGAAATAAAAAGTGGTTAGGCTCCTGGGCGGATCCGCTTTTGCGTCGGGTCGGTGAACATCATGAATTGTTGATGAGCTATCCCGGTCGAGTCTGTGCCTTCGATCCCATGACGGGCAAGGAATTGTGGACTTGCGCCGGGTTGAACGCGTTGGTTTACAATTCGCCTCTGTATGCCGATGGACTGGTGGTCAGCTTCGGCGGCTATGGGGGCATGGGCGTGGGGGTGAAGGCAGGCGGCAGTGGCGATGTCACGGAGACTCACCGGGTGTGGCATCTGCCGAAGGTTAGCCAACGCATTGGCTCGGGAGTGCTGCATGAGGGGTATCACTACATCCTGAGTGATGGCGGCATCGCGGAGTGCCGGGACCTGAAGACGGGTCAGATGGTCTGGAGCGAACGATTGAAAGGGCCGGGGCCGACAGGGCAAAACTGGTCCTCACTCGTGCTCACAGGCGATGGCTTGTGCTATGCGGTCAACCAAGGGGGAGATGCCTTTGTTTTCCGGGCCAGTCCGAAGTTTGAGTTGCTGGCTACGAATGCACTCGGAGAAAAAGTCATTGGCTCCATGGCGATGAGCGACGGCCAGATTTTTATCCGTGGTCATAAGCATTTGTGGTGCATTGGTGCGCAGAAGTAG
- a CDS encoding alpha/beta fold hydrolase codes for MRRIRFSSALGKRFCVSVGGWCDLDEAASACLAREASYHSCVTVHLLTGLGATSALYTGYEFPFLTNRVEYSRPSSLRWSFADYAQHLIETQNIQSGDSLIGVSLGGMLACEVSKRVSISKITLISSCTQRVHLRPLLSHLSFLGPHLPWLWLQRCACSVPGMSEARKLAVSMFRESDPVFVRWACSHAANWDGLIEHPDRVSIHGDRDSVFPIRRQIIQHLIPGGDHLMAITRRLEILPLLIERHGGNNH; via the coding sequence TTGCGGCGGATAAGATTCTCTTCAGCCCTTGGGAAGCGTTTCTGCGTAAGCGTTGGGGGTTGGTGTGATCTCGATGAGGCGGCTTCGGCTTGCCTCGCTAGAGAAGCGAGTTATCACAGTTGTGTGACCGTTCATCTTCTAACAGGGCTTGGGGCGACTTCCGCACTTTATACCGGTTATGAATTCCCCTTCCTAACGAATCGGGTGGAGTATTCTCGTCCATCGAGCCTTCGATGGAGCTTTGCAGATTATGCGCAGCATTTGATTGAAACTCAGAATATCCAGTCGGGTGACAGCCTGATTGGAGTATCTCTGGGTGGCATGTTAGCCTGTGAGGTTTCCAAAAGGGTGTCGATTTCTAAAATCACTCTGATTTCCTCCTGCACTCAGCGAGTTCATCTGCGTCCGCTGCTTAGCCACTTGTCTTTTCTAGGACCGCATCTGCCTTGGCTGTGGTTGCAGCGGTGTGCGTGCTCTGTGCCGGGAATGAGTGAGGCCCGTAAGCTGGCTGTGAGCATGTTCCGTGAGTCAGATCCTGTTTTTGTGCGTTGGGCTTGTTCTCACGCAGCGAACTGGGATGGACTGATTGAGCATCCTGATCGGGTGAGCATCCATGGGGATCGTGATTCTGTCTTTCCGATTCGTCGGCAGATCATTCAGCACCTCATACCCGGAGGGGATCATCTGATGGCTATCACGCGTCGATTGGAAATTTTGCCTCTCTTGATTGAGCGGCATGGAGGAAACAACCATTGA
- a CDS encoding ABC transporter permease: MIRALRSLAFFTVVVLIWEACSRAGWWSPVLVPSPLAIGDYLLTAIKDGSLFSAGWVTMQRLIIGYLIGLTVGIPLGLLTARFRFAADTLGVLALGLQTLPSVCWVPLALLWFGQTESAMLFIVIMGTLWAVLLATDHGIRQIPPIYRRAASTMGSGGLHLLWHVLLPASLPHLVSGMKQGWAFAWRSLMAAEIYVTVLTGFGLGHLLHYGRELQAMDQVAAIMLVILIVGFAADKILFSPWEAFLRKRWGLV; the protein is encoded by the coding sequence ATGATCCGCGCTCTCCGTTCCCTGGCATTCTTTACTGTGGTTGTCCTCATCTGGGAGGCTTGTTCCCGTGCGGGATGGTGGTCTCCTGTGCTGGTCCCGTCGCCTCTGGCCATCGGAGACTATCTGCTCACGGCCATCAAGGACGGTTCCTTGTTCTCCGCGGGTTGGGTCACCATGCAGCGTCTCATCATCGGCTATCTCATTGGTCTTACCGTGGGCATTCCACTGGGGCTGTTGACCGCGCGTTTCCGCTTTGCCGCAGATACACTGGGCGTCTTAGCGCTAGGCCTGCAAACACTGCCAAGCGTGTGCTGGGTGCCGCTGGCTCTGCTGTGGTTTGGGCAAACGGAAAGCGCCATGCTTTTCATTGTCATCATGGGCACCCTTTGGGCCGTCTTACTAGCCACGGATCATGGCATCCGCCAGATCCCGCCGATCTACCGCCGTGCCGCCTCCACCATGGGCTCGGGGGGGCTGCATCTGCTCTGGCATGTGTTGCTGCCAGCCAGCCTTCCTCACCTTGTCTCAGGTATGAAGCAGGGCTGGGCCTTCGCTTGGCGCTCCCTTATGGCGGCAGAGATTTATGTAACCGTGCTCACGGGTTTTGGCCTTGGCCACTTGCTGCACTACGGTCGTGAACTCCAGGCCATGGATCAGGTCGCTGCCATCATGTTGGTAATTCTCATCGTCGGCTTTGCGGCGGATAAGATTCTCTTCAGCCCTTGGGAAGCGTTTCTGCGTAAGCGTTGGGGGTTGGTGTGA
- a CDS encoding ABC transporter ATP-binding protein, with product MTIADELNHSSTAKLSIQSVSKLFRGARQTVSALEDINLQVEDGEFVCFLGASGCGKSTLLNLIAGLEKPTEGTLQTDGHSIDGPGRQRMVMFQEHALFPWLDVMGNVLFGLKLKPGLTNDDRRELAMFYLKLVGLENFAQANIHELSGGMKQRVALARALAPNPQVLLMDEPFAALDAMTREQLYADLQGIQQKRRKTVIFVTHNVREAVCLGDRVLLFTPRPGRIRTEFKVDLPRPRDINDVAVAQLARTITDELKKLTASA from the coding sequence ATGACAATCGCTGACGAATTAAACCACTCCAGCACTGCGAAGCTGAGCATCCAGAGTGTTTCCAAGCTGTTTCGCGGGGCACGCCAGACGGTGAGTGCCTTGGAAGACATCAACCTTCAAGTCGAGGATGGCGAGTTCGTCTGCTTTCTCGGGGCCAGCGGCTGCGGCAAAAGCACACTGCTGAACTTGATTGCCGGTTTGGAAAAGCCGACCGAAGGCACGCTCCAGACGGACGGGCATTCTATCGATGGGCCTGGCCGCCAGCGCATGGTCATGTTTCAGGAGCATGCGCTTTTCCCTTGGCTGGACGTCATGGGGAATGTGCTTTTCGGTTTGAAATTGAAGCCCGGCCTAACGAATGATGATCGTCGAGAGTTGGCCATGTTTTACCTGAAGCTGGTGGGCTTGGAAAACTTTGCGCAGGCGAACATCCATGAGCTCTCCGGTGGCATGAAACAGCGCGTGGCTTTGGCCCGTGCCCTGGCTCCGAATCCCCAGGTGTTACTGATGGACGAACCCTTTGCTGCACTGGATGCGATGACGCGTGAGCAGCTCTACGCAGATCTCCAAGGGATCCAACAAAAGCGCCGCAAGACCGTCATCTTCGTCACGCACAACGTGCGCGAGGCTGTCTGCTTGGGGGATCGCGTGCTGCTCTTTACCCCTCGGCCGGGACGGATCCGCACCGAGTTCAAGGTGGACCTACCGCGTCCACGAGACATCAACGATGTGGCTGTGGCCCAGCTCGCCCGCACCATCACTGACGAACTGAAAAAACTTACCGCCTCCGCATGA
- a CDS encoding ABC transporter substrate-binding protein, producing the protein MNRRNFITATLSAAGLAACGKKPVDANAPLRFGHFPNITHIQGLVAHALSRQGKGWYEERLGVPVEWYVYNAGPSATEAIFAGSLDVTYIGPSPVLNAYAKSKGQEVRVLAGAANGGSALVVRPAANIHTPADFKGKRIATPQLGNTQDVQLRAWLSDNGIKVTATGGEASVLPTQNPDQLALFIKGDIDAVWTVEPWVSRLELEAGGKIFVEDKGTFATILASSTAFVKERPALAKKLVAAHAELTEWIQKNPKEARELIKSELKELTTKAPSEELLDQSLPRVVLTTDVGREGLDAMVVAAQKAGFLKDIPALDALLPQL; encoded by the coding sequence ATGAATCGCAGAAATTTCATCACCGCCACTCTCAGCGCTGCTGGCCTAGCCGCTTGCGGTAAGAAACCCGTCGATGCCAATGCCCCTTTGCGCTTTGGCCATTTTCCGAACATCACCCACATCCAGGGGTTGGTGGCTCATGCGCTGAGTCGCCAGGGCAAGGGGTGGTATGAAGAGCGCCTAGGCGTGCCTGTGGAGTGGTATGTTTACAATGCCGGTCCTTCCGCCACAGAGGCCATCTTTGCGGGGTCATTGGATGTGACCTACATCGGTCCTAGTCCGGTGCTGAATGCCTATGCTAAGTCTAAAGGGCAGGAGGTGCGTGTGCTGGCTGGTGCCGCCAATGGCGGCAGTGCGCTGGTCGTCCGTCCGGCTGCGAACATCCACACACCTGCGGATTTCAAAGGCAAACGCATTGCCACACCGCAACTGGGCAATACCCAGGACGTGCAACTCCGTGCTTGGCTGTCTGACAACGGCATCAAGGTCACCGCCACAGGGGGGGAAGCGTCCGTTCTACCGACTCAGAATCCGGATCAGCTCGCTCTTTTCATCAAGGGGGACATCGATGCCGTCTGGACCGTGGAGCCGTGGGTCAGCCGCCTTGAACTGGAAGCGGGGGGTAAAATCTTCGTTGAAGACAAAGGCACCTTCGCGACGATTCTGGCCTCCAGCACGGCCTTTGTGAAAGAGCGCCCTGCACTGGCCAAAAAACTCGTCGCCGCTCACGCCGAGCTGACGGAGTGGATTCAAAAGAATCCGAAGGAGGCTCGTGAGCTCATCAAGTCCGAATTGAAGGAACTGACCACGAAAGCCCCCAGCGAGGAACTCCTGGATCAGTCGCTGCCACGCGTGGTGCTCACGACAGACGTGGGCCGTGAGGGCTTGGATGCGATGGTGGTGGCTGCCCAAAAAGCAGGCTTCCTCAAAGACATCCCCGCACTCGATGCCTTGCTTCCTCAACTTTAA
- a CDS encoding alginate export family protein — MPPSPIHRLIKPWKNSVTLLVIGFAFASPGYGAETAKDSYYRAPKSYSTTRDPDLPRYASHAPDSGWEVLKNADWLDIGLDYRFRYEYRDDDLRRANAQIDQPLLHRTRAYLAVHDILDPFRFAVEMQDSRRYNSDYPRDNRDVNEFQIIRAYAELYFDDLLGVDALGNKRPVSLRYGIHNFEFLDRRLIGNNQWRNTANTFQGFHGTLGQEANDWQIDLLAVQPMQRLLYGWDRPVKEQWMYAVIGHWRRWSDIITLEPYYLALNQKPYDNVQERLVHSPGLRGYGSFGKSGFDYDFNMVYQFGKNGSQDMEAYGGTVEVGYTFKHDWKPRLSLFYGYASGDEDPTDNEDNRFERFFGFGRPWSANDYIVYENISTPKVRLELTPSKKVRMDLGYSFYWLASDTDRFSAGNLRDNSGNSGSMIGHEFDGRIRWQVTPKMEAILGYAHFTAGDFTSNRGRPQDTDFAYLEISVKAF, encoded by the coding sequence ATGCCCCCCTCACCCATTCACAGGCTCATCAAGCCCTGGAAAAACTCCGTCACTTTGTTGGTTATCGGATTTGCTTTCGCCAGCCCGGGCTATGGTGCGGAAACGGCAAAAGACAGTTATTACCGTGCTCCCAAAAGCTACAGCACGACTCGTGATCCGGACTTACCCAGATATGCCAGCCATGCTCCAGATTCAGGGTGGGAGGTTTTGAAAAATGCCGACTGGTTAGACATCGGTTTGGATTATCGTTTTCGCTACGAATACCGCGACGATGATCTTCGCCGTGCGAATGCTCAAATCGATCAGCCGTTGTTGCATCGCACTCGCGCCTATCTGGCCGTGCATGATATTCTGGACCCCTTCCGCTTTGCGGTGGAGATGCAGGACTCGCGTCGCTATAACAGTGACTACCCACGGGATAACCGGGATGTGAACGAGTTTCAAATCATCCGCGCCTATGCCGAGCTTTATTTCGATGATTTGTTAGGCGTGGATGCCTTGGGCAACAAACGCCCGGTGAGTCTTCGTTACGGGATTCATAACTTCGAGTTTCTGGACCGTCGCTTGATCGGTAATAATCAGTGGCGCAACACTGCCAATACCTTTCAGGGCTTTCACGGAACGTTAGGACAGGAGGCCAACGATTGGCAGATCGACCTGCTGGCGGTGCAGCCCATGCAGCGCCTCTTGTATGGCTGGGACCGGCCCGTGAAGGAGCAGTGGATGTATGCTGTGATTGGTCACTGGCGGCGTTGGTCAGACATCATCACGCTGGAGCCATACTATCTGGCACTGAATCAGAAACCCTATGACAATGTGCAGGAGCGCCTCGTGCATTCTCCCGGTCTGCGTGGTTATGGCAGCTTTGGGAAAAGCGGTTTCGATTACGATTTCAACATGGTTTACCAGTTTGGGAAAAATGGCTCGCAGGATATGGAAGCCTACGGTGGCACGGTGGAAGTGGGCTACACCTTCAAGCATGATTGGAAGCCTCGTCTCAGTCTCTTCTATGGGTATGCCAGTGGGGATGAAGATCCGACAGACAATGAAGATAACCGCTTCGAACGCTTCTTCGGGTTCGGTCGTCCTTGGTCGGCTAACGACTACATCGTCTATGAAAACATCAGCACCCCGAAGGTCCGCCTGGAACTGACACCGAGCAAAAAAGTGCGTATGGACCTGGGCTACAGCTTCTACTGGCTGGCCAGTGATACGGATCGTTTTTCCGCAGGGAACCTGCGGGATAACTCAGGCAACAGCGGCAGCATGATCGGGCATGAATTTGATGGCCGCATCCGCTGGCAGGTCACGCCCAAAATGGAAGCTATCCTAGGTTACGCGCATTTCACCGCCGGTGACTTTACCAGCAACCGGGGCCGTCCGCAGGATACCGACTTCGCTTATCTAGAAATCAGCGTCAAAGCTTTCTAA
- the miaB gene encoding tRNA (N6-isopentenyl adenosine(37)-C2)-methylthiotransferase MiaB encodes MPKVYIKTYGCQMNERDTEQVSQMFVERGYTMTGRDEDADVVLINTCSVRDQAEQKALGKMGMVRRRRVPLVTGFMGCMAQSRGTELLDKAKVDLVVGTQKYHRVVEYVDEIIRAKETQLMDDERFSIVDIEEEAASQNAIRDHSLKEKQGSAFVSIMQGCNMKCTFCIVPYTRGGERGRPIADIVEEVRRLADRGVKEVTLLGQIVNLYGRHEFPAVDGKSPFVQLLESVHEVPGIQRIRFTSPHPIGYKKDLIEAFTYLPKLAEHVHLPVQSGSDAILKKMHRPYSTAKFIDLVSRIRAARPGIAVTTDVIVGFPGETEEHYQETRAMFEELKFENAFVFRYSKRRGTPAAEMDESLQLSEQVKEQRNQDLLAVVNKHAWTKYEELVGQDVEVLCEGPSKTNETRLMGRTRTNKIVVFDGNPQRHTGEIFNVHISHYENFTLYGDIVTQ; translated from the coding sequence ATGCCCAAAGTTTACATCAAGACCTATGGCTGCCAGATGAACGAGCGCGATACCGAGCAGGTATCTCAGATGTTCGTCGAGCGCGGCTACACCATGACTGGCCGCGACGAGGATGCGGACGTGGTACTGATCAATACCTGCTCCGTGCGGGATCAAGCCGAGCAAAAGGCGCTGGGTAAAATGGGCATGGTGCGCCGTCGCCGTGTGCCCTTGGTCACAGGTTTCATGGGCTGCATGGCGCAGAGCCGCGGCACGGAGTTGCTGGATAAAGCCAAGGTGGATCTCGTGGTCGGCACGCAGAAGTATCACCGTGTGGTGGAGTATGTGGACGAAATCATCCGCGCCAAGGAAACTCAGCTCATGGATGATGAGCGCTTCTCCATCGTGGATATCGAGGAAGAGGCCGCTAGCCAAAACGCCATCCGCGACCACAGCCTGAAAGAAAAGCAGGGCTCCGCTTTTGTCAGCATCATGCAGGGCTGCAACATGAAGTGCACCTTTTGCATCGTACCTTACACCCGAGGTGGTGAGCGAGGCCGCCCCATTGCCGATATCGTCGAAGAAGTGCGCCGCTTGGCAGATCGTGGCGTCAAAGAAGTCACCTTGTTAGGCCAGATCGTGAACTTGTATGGCCGTCACGAGTTTCCGGCGGTGGATGGCAAGAGTCCTTTCGTTCAACTCCTGGAATCCGTGCATGAAGTCCCCGGCATCCAGCGCATCCGCTTCACCAGTCCGCACCCGATTGGCTACAAAAAGGATCTCATCGAAGCCTTCACTTATCTGCCCAAGCTGGCCGAACACGTGCACCTGCCCGTGCAGAGTGGTAGCGATGCCATCCTGAAAAAGATGCATCGCCCCTACTCGACCGCTAAGTTCATTGATCTTGTCAGCCGCATTCGTGCGGCCCGTCCTGGCATTGCGGTCACGACCGACGTCATCGTGGGCTTCCCTGGCGAAACCGAGGAGCACTATCAGGAGACACGAGCCATGTTTGAAGAACTGAAGTTCGAAAACGCCTTCGTCTTCCGCTACTCCAAGCGCCGTGGCACCCCGGCTGCCGAGATGGATGAGAGCCTCCAACTCAGTGAGCAGGTCAAAGAACAACGCAATCAAGACCTCCTCGCCGTGGTGAACAAACACGCCTGGACGAAGTATGAAGAACTCGTGGGTCAAGATGTGGAGGTTCTCTGCGAAGGCCCCAGCAAGACCAACGAAACTCGTCTGATGGGCCGCACGCGCACGAATAAGATTGTGGTGTTCGATGGCAATCCACAGCGTCACACGGGCGAGATCTTCAACGTCCACATCAGCCACTACGAGAACTTCACGCTCTACGGGGATATCGTGACGCAGTAG